Proteins encoded within one genomic window of Raineyella fluvialis:
- a CDS encoding amino acid ABC transporter permease, translating to MPTSVASGARTDGPGTPMNGDIVAVPVRHPWRWVGAGVVLVLLALLLWAFSQASIDWTVPPKYFFQQQVLKGMGNTLLISVLAQVVGVALGILVAVMRQSDNWVTRGVSEFYIWLFRGTPVLVQLMIWYNLSLVFPTIPGTGIAMNAVMTPFTAALLGLGINEGAYMAEIVRSGIQSVDKGQIEAASALGMSRTHTMRRIVLPQAMRVIIPPTGNEFINMLKTSSLAYSIQYLELLQAAVRIYSNTLQVIEMLLTVSAWYLILTTVFSIAQYYLERYFNRSDQESGRDGGPLAAVKRNLKFGRQE from the coding sequence GTGCCCACCTCAGTCGCTTCCGGTGCCCGCACTGATGGGCCCGGCACCCCGATGAACGGGGACATCGTCGCCGTCCCGGTCCGCCATCCCTGGCGGTGGGTCGGGGCCGGCGTCGTCCTGGTCCTGCTGGCCCTGCTGCTGTGGGCCTTCTCGCAGGCGAGCATCGACTGGACTGTGCCGCCCAAGTACTTCTTCCAGCAGCAGGTCCTGAAGGGGATGGGCAATACCCTCCTGATCAGCGTCCTCGCCCAGGTGGTCGGCGTCGCTCTCGGCATCCTCGTCGCCGTCATGCGCCAGTCCGACAACTGGGTCACCCGCGGCGTGTCCGAGTTCTACATCTGGCTGTTCCGCGGCACCCCGGTGCTGGTGCAGCTGATGATCTGGTACAACCTGTCGCTGGTCTTCCCCACCATCCCGGGGACCGGGATCGCGATGAATGCCGTGATGACGCCGTTCACGGCAGCCCTGCTCGGCCTCGGCATCAACGAGGGCGCCTACATGGCGGAGATCGTCCGCTCGGGCATCCAGTCGGTGGACAAGGGCCAGATCGAGGCCGCCAGCGCGCTCGGCATGTCCCGTACGCACACGATGCGACGTATCGTGCTGCCCCAGGCGATGCGGGTCATCATCCCGCCGACCGGCAACGAGTTCATCAACATGCTGAAGACCTCGTCGTTGGCGTACTCGATCCAGTACCTGGAACTGCTCCAGGCGGCGGTGCGGATCTACTCCAACACCCTGCAGGTGATCGAGATGCTGCTCACCGTCTCGGCCTGGTACCTGATCCTGACGACGGTGTTCTCTATCGCCCAGTACTACCTGGAGCGGTACTTCAACCGCTCCGACCAGGAGTCCGGCCGTGACGGCGGGCCGCTGGCGGCCGTGAAGCGCAACCTCAAGTTCGGTAGGCAGGAATGA
- a CDS encoding ABC transporter substrate-binding protein has protein sequence MKKMARLIAVAAALAVTGTMAACGGGSSTPKAGGSASAASPALNTAAPLYAKLPQAIKDKGNIQVGASIEYAPMEYYDTDGKTVIGFDKEFTDLLSQKLGVPFVWNGTTFDGLITQLNSNRLDTIVSAMTDNPERQKQVDFVDYYQAGEVMLVQKGNPKGIKTVDDLCGKTVAVQRGTTQWDYLQGTVQPKCQSTGKPLNLLAFDTESEALLQLKQGRADSGMQDYPVAAYNVKQSNGAYETAGDQVIANPLGIAVRKSDTQLRDALQQAVQATMDDGSYKKLIDKYDTPQGAIDKATINAGK, from the coding sequence ATGAAGAAGATGGCACGACTCATCGCCGTCGCCGCCGCACTGGCGGTGACCGGCACGATGGCGGCCTGCGGCGGAGGATCGAGTACGCCCAAGGCCGGCGGCAGTGCCTCCGCTGCGTCCCCCGCGCTCAACACCGCGGCGCCGCTCTACGCGAAGCTGCCGCAGGCGATCAAGGACAAGGGCAACATCCAGGTCGGTGCCTCGATCGAGTACGCGCCCATGGAGTACTACGACACGGACGGCAAGACGGTCATCGGCTTCGACAAGGAGTTCACCGACCTGCTGTCGCAGAAGCTCGGCGTGCCCTTCGTCTGGAACGGGACGACCTTCGACGGCCTGATCACCCAGCTCAACTCCAACCGTCTCGACACCATCGTCTCCGCGATGACCGACAACCCCGAGCGGCAGAAGCAGGTCGATTTCGTCGACTACTACCAGGCCGGCGAGGTGATGCTCGTGCAGAAGGGCAACCCCAAGGGCATCAAGACCGTCGACGACCTGTGCGGCAAGACCGTCGCCGTCCAGCGCGGCACCACCCAGTGGGACTACCTGCAGGGCACCGTGCAGCCGAAGTGCCAGTCGACGGGCAAGCCGCTCAACCTGCTGGCCTTCGACACCGAGTCGGAGGCGCTGCTGCAGTTGAAGCAGGGCCGGGCCGACTCCGGCATGCAGGACTACCCGGTGGCGGCGTACAACGTGAAGCAGTCCAACGGGGCGTACGAGACGGCAGGTGACCAGGTGATCGCCAACCCCCTCGGCATCGCCGTGCGCAAGTCCGACACCCAGCTGCGAGACGCCCTGCAGCAGGCCGTGCAGGCGACGATGGACGACGGGTCGTACAAGAAGCTGATCGACAAGTACGACACCCCGCAGGGCGCCATCGACAAGGCCACGATCAACGCAGGCAAGTGA
- a CDS encoding Fpg/Nei family DNA glycosylase has protein sequence MPEGHVLHRLADDLTAAFAGRQVAVSSPQGRFASEALLLDGRRVERARAVGKHLFVEFDDERVIHIHLGLIGRMTVEAPHPVVGQVRLRIATPEHVADLRGPQGCRLTGPEAERTMIARLGPDPLDPCAEPARALDRLSRSHRPLAAVLLDQSVLAGVGNVYRAEVLFRLGLDPLAPADGVSPATWQRIWADLVALMAEGKRLGRIDTVRPEHTPKAMGRPPRVDDHGGEVYVYRRAGEPCLVCGAAVRQRDLAGRNLFWCPACQQGR, from the coding sequence GTGCCCGAGGGCCATGTCCTGCACCGGCTCGCCGACGACCTGACCGCGGCTTTCGCCGGGCGCCAGGTCGCCGTCAGCAGCCCGCAGGGGCGGTTCGCGTCCGAGGCGCTCCTTCTCGACGGACGTCGGGTGGAACGGGCCCGCGCCGTGGGCAAGCACCTGTTCGTCGAGTTCGACGACGAGCGGGTCATCCACATCCACCTTGGACTGATCGGCCGGATGACCGTGGAGGCGCCCCACCCGGTCGTCGGCCAGGTCCGACTCCGGATCGCCACCCCGGAGCACGTCGCCGATCTCCGCGGGCCCCAGGGCTGCCGGCTCACCGGCCCGGAAGCCGAGCGCACGATGATCGCCCGGCTGGGGCCCGACCCCCTCGACCCGTGCGCCGAACCCGCGCGGGCCCTCGACCGTCTCAGCCGCTCACACCGCCCGCTCGCCGCCGTGCTGCTCGACCAGTCGGTGCTCGCGGGCGTGGGTAACGTCTACCGCGCCGAGGTCCTGTTCCGGCTCGGTCTGGACCCGCTGGCGCCCGCCGACGGTGTCTCGCCGGCGACCTGGCAGCGGATCTGGGCCGACCTGGTCGCACTGATGGCCGAGGGCAAGCGCCTCGGCCGGATCGACACGGTCCGCCCGGAGCACACCCCCAAGGCGATGGGACGACCCCCGCGGGTCGACGACCACGGCGGCGAGGTCTACGTCTATCGCCGAGCGGGGGAGCCATGCCTGGTCTGCGGCGCTGCGGTGCGGCAGCGCGACCTGGCCGGCCGCAACCTCTTCTGGTGCCCGGCCTGCCAGCAGGGACGCTGA
- a CDS encoding ribose-5-phosphate isomerase, whose amino-acid sequence MRVHIATDHAGYELKKYLFGALIADGHDVVDHGALEYDAQDDYPDTCLPAAQAVAAEPGTLGIVIGGSGNGESIAANKVPGIRCILAWNIAIAELGREHNDANVISIGARQHEPDFALAMVRAFLATPFSGDERHQRRIDKLTAYEAAR is encoded by the coding sequence ATGCGGGTTCACATTGCCACCGACCATGCCGGATACGAGTTGAAGAAGTACCTCTTCGGCGCCCTCATCGCCGATGGCCACGACGTGGTGGACCACGGTGCCCTGGAATACGACGCCCAGGACGACTACCCGGACACCTGCCTGCCGGCGGCCCAGGCGGTGGCGGCCGAGCCGGGCACTCTGGGCATCGTCATCGGCGGGTCAGGCAACGGCGAGAGCATCGCGGCCAACAAGGTGCCAGGGATCCGATGTATCCTCGCCTGGAACATCGCTATCGCCGAGCTCGGCCGCGAGCACAACGACGCCAACGTGATCTCCATCGGCGCCCGCCAGCACGAGCCGGATTTCGCTCTGGCCATGGTCCGTGCCTTCCTGGCCACCCCCTTCTCCGGGGATGAGCGCCATCAGCGCCGGATCGACAAGCTCACCGCGTACGAGGCCGCTCGCTGA
- a CDS encoding MFS transporter, producing MVAKAAFSAWLGSALEYYDFFVYGTAAALIFPKIMYDPHNAFQANIMSTASFGVAYLIRPLGSFVMGHLGDRYGRKLVLYITLFGMGAATFLIGILPTYSMIGWWAPVLVVILRMAQGFAVAGEQSSATTMVLEHSTDRTRGFWSSFTLGGTQLGFILGTAVFLPLAALPDNVLYGWAWRLPFLASVLVMILAWWVRKSVEETPEFQAEKQAEEAHEAELEQEAAHARIAADRKAHHLGLAVEDVPPFRWLSWFYLPSVIRVLITCFISVVSTVMSIYALNYGTGLGINRTTILTMQIVANIVALGVILGFGWLTDKIGRKPVYLFGAIGCAILIWPFIIAVLNKNVPMIFFWGILTLGIVYSGYSGSGMGIFSEQFETKVRVSGMAVSTQFGFALGGFAPSIILLLQGSVTTAGKTTQNYANWQPAAIFTMIVCLIAATAAFFHRETSRKPQSELGSPSALRARELAALHAGKPLPEATEDHPSSSLSFAASVAGAVLAIITAVVYFVAKGAWWVIPFALTGIASVTGWNSALRAQGEIALGAAYRWNARLQRGYWLGRVVGYLVILVIVALLLLGVVLVLLGKLKL from the coding sequence ATGGTGGCCAAGGCAGCGTTCTCCGCCTGGCTGGGTAGCGCCTTGGAGTACTACGACTTCTTCGTCTACGGCACCGCCGCAGCGCTGATCTTTCCGAAGATCATGTACGACCCGCACAACGCCTTCCAGGCCAACATCATGTCGACCGCCTCCTTCGGTGTGGCCTACCTGATCCGGCCGCTGGGTTCGTTCGTGATGGGCCACCTGGGTGACCGCTACGGCCGCAAGCTCGTGCTCTACATCACCTTGTTCGGCATGGGGGCGGCCACCTTCCTGATCGGCATCCTGCCCACCTACTCGATGATCGGCTGGTGGGCACCCGTCCTCGTGGTCATCCTCCGGATGGCGCAGGGCTTCGCCGTGGCCGGTGAGCAGTCCTCCGCCACGACCATGGTGCTCGAGCATTCCACCGACAGGACCCGAGGCTTCTGGTCCTCCTTCACCCTCGGCGGCACCCAGCTCGGGTTCATCCTGGGCACCGCCGTCTTCCTGCCACTCGCGGCGCTGCCGGACAACGTGCTGTACGGCTGGGCCTGGCGCCTGCCGTTCCTCGCCTCGGTCCTGGTGATGATCCTCGCCTGGTGGGTCCGCAAGTCGGTCGAGGAGACCCCGGAGTTCCAGGCGGAGAAGCAGGCCGAGGAGGCTCACGAGGCCGAACTCGAGCAGGAGGCCGCCCACGCGAGGATCGCCGCCGACCGCAAGGCCCACCACCTCGGGCTCGCGGTGGAGGACGTGCCCCCGTTCAGGTGGCTGAGCTGGTTCTATCTGCCCAGCGTCATCCGCGTCCTGATCACCTGCTTCATCTCCGTGGTGTCCACGGTGATGTCGATCTACGCGCTGAACTACGGCACGGGTCTGGGGATCAACCGCACCACGATCCTCACCATGCAGATCGTCGCGAACATCGTGGCGCTGGGGGTGATCCTCGGCTTCGGCTGGCTGACCGACAAGATCGGCCGCAAGCCGGTCTACCTCTTCGGCGCCATCGGCTGTGCCATCCTGATCTGGCCGTTCATCATCGCGGTCCTGAACAAGAACGTCCCGATGATCTTCTTCTGGGGCATCCTGACCCTCGGCATCGTCTACTCGGGCTACAGCGGTTCGGGCATGGGCATCTTCTCGGAACAGTTCGAGACCAAGGTGCGCGTCTCCGGGATGGCCGTCTCCACCCAGTTCGGGTTCGCCCTGGGTGGCTTCGCGCCCTCCATCATCCTGCTGCTCCAGGGCTCGGTGACGACGGCGGGGAAGACCACGCAGAACTACGCCAACTGGCAACCCGCCGCCATCTTCACGATGATCGTCTGTCTGATCGCCGCGACGGCGGCGTTCTTCCACCGGGAGACGTCGCGCAAGCCACAGTCCGAGCTGGGCTCGCCCTCGGCACTGAGGGCGCGCGAGCTGGCCGCCCTCCATGCCGGCAAGCCCCTTCCGGAGGCGACCGAGGACCACCCGTCCTCCTCGCTCTCGTTCGCGGCGAGTGTCGCCGGGGCCGTGCTCGCCATCATCACTGCGGTCGTCTACTTCGTGGCGAAGGGGGCGTGGTGGGTCATCCCGTTCGCCCTCACCGGTATCGCCTCGGTGACCGGCTGGAACTCCGCTCTGCGGGCCCAGGGCGAGATCGCCCTCGGTGCCGCCTACCGGTGGAACGCCCGCCTGCAGCGTGGCTACTGGCTCGGTCGTGTCGTCGGCTACCTGGTGATCCTGGTGATCGTCGCCCTGCTGCTGCTCGGGGTGGTCCTGGTGCTGCTGGGCAAGCTCAAGCTCTGA
- a CDS encoding TetR/AcrR family transcriptional regulator — protein sequence MTAAEAAPSRDLGRTKDDILRVATEHFQRRGYFGSRVDEIAAETATTKRMIYYCFGSKDGVFAACLERAYDSIRAFEAELHLADRSPREAVAAYVSQTLRYHEAHPELAFLVRTENVLGGGHIDPDHHSSAAIVDLLDGILDRGRSQGVFLADVKGFDLHIAVSALAIYRITNETTIHKLFGVALRDPERLEHDIDQYVSMILGWLTCPGSAEQPAGPVPSPRSRQQRRLRYLNRIRKASDEFFGSHHPHKDAGNGGQGSVLRLAG from the coding sequence ATGACGGCGGCCGAGGCCGCACCGTCCCGGGATCTGGGCCGGACCAAGGACGACATCCTGCGCGTGGCGACCGAGCACTTCCAGCGCCGCGGGTACTTCGGTTCCCGGGTGGACGAGATCGCCGCCGAGACGGCGACCACGAAGCGGATGATCTACTACTGCTTCGGCAGCAAGGACGGCGTCTTCGCGGCCTGTCTGGAACGAGCGTACGACAGCATCCGCGCCTTCGAGGCGGAGTTGCACCTCGCTGACAGGTCTCCCCGGGAGGCTGTCGCCGCGTACGTGTCCCAGACCCTGCGCTATCACGAGGCCCACCCGGAGTTGGCGTTCCTGGTCCGCACCGAGAACGTCCTGGGTGGCGGGCATATCGACCCCGACCACCACAGCAGCGCGGCGATCGTCGACCTCCTCGACGGGATCCTGGACCGCGGCCGGTCCCAGGGCGTCTTCCTCGCGGACGTCAAGGGTTTCGACCTGCACATCGCCGTCTCTGCGCTGGCGATCTACCGGATCACCAACGAGACCACCATCCACAAGCTGTTCGGGGTGGCGCTGCGCGACCCCGAGCGCCTCGAACACGACATCGACCAGTACGTGAGCATGATCCTCGGATGGCTCACCTGCCCGGGATCGGCGGAACAGCCCGCCGGACCGGTGCCTTCCCCGCGCAGCCGACAACAGCGTCGGCTGCGTTACCTCAACCGGATCAGAAAGGCATCCGATGAGTTCTTCGGCTCTCACCACCCCCACAAAGACGCGGGGAATGGTGGCCAAGGCAGCGTTCTCCGCCTGGCTGGGTAG